Proteins found in one Arachis stenosperma cultivar V10309 chromosome 8, arast.V10309.gnm1.PFL2, whole genome shotgun sequence genomic segment:
- the LOC130946102 gene encoding F-box/kelch-repeat protein At3g23880-like → MRIAEEKASRRLEMVSCPTPRTRLLTDLPKETIIEIFLRLPARTLVSLRSVCTSWRNLISSPDFTCNHLRRSCLLDPSLTTPQIAYFTGAYRNDVRCGSIGLLSVHSILDNPSKSNQGDCFTEQRYYGIIGSCNGLLCLVDAHAFKYMHAILWNPCTGFTFESPGISGQVRFCGFGYDHLSDSYKIFASIRTEGRPSRFESSTRIYTFGPTSSWRKIDDIPLALLGVPSDDPCWNVNREGEFFGSSRLCTLNWIVNDVVLYFDLGKEIYGHFPLPEGKIALDPHFKRLTHLCVLRNCLSVCYEHKNTFKCIVYKWIVWQMKEYGDAQSWIKLAVIPVDENFTYSDPFRCLQPLYISESDVLLALCPSFGIVLCNLKDESVDFREIDGSGMKNNPVFDKYVKYRMACIYHESLVSPNGLQSNSSKMLRLIKPKPKSVDS, encoded by the coding sequence ATGCGGATTGCGGAGGAAAAAGCATCGAGACGGCTGGAAATGGTCAGTTGTCCCACGCCAAGAACGCGGCTGTTAACAGACCTTCCGAAAGAGACGATAATAGAAATCTTTCTGAGGCTTCCGGCAAGGACGCTTGTTTCCTTAAGGAGCGTGTGCACTTCATGGAGAAACCTAATCTCCTCCCCCGACTTCACCTGCAACCACCTTCGTCGTTCATGCTTACTTGATCCAAGTTTGACTACGCCACAAATTGCTTATTTCACTGGGGCCTACAGAAATGACGTGAGATGCGGCAGCATCGGACTTCTCTCCGTACACTCAATCTTGGACAATCCTTCCAAATCTAATCAAGGCGATTGCTTCACGGAACAACGCTACTACGGAATCATTGGTTCTTGCAATGGATTGTTATGTTTGGTTGATGCACATGCCTTCAAATACATGCATGCCATCTTGTGGAACCCCTGTACCGGATTCACATTCGAATCTCCGGGAATCAGCGGCCAAGTCCGCTTTTGTGGCTTTGGTTACGATCATCTCAGTGACAGTTACAAAATTTTTGCATCTATAAGGACGGAAGGGCGGCCATCTCGTTTTGAGTCTAGTACCAGAATTTATACATTTGGGCCAACTTCGTCATGGAGAAAAATTGATGATATCCCATTAGCCCTACTTGGTGTCCCAAGTGACGACCCTTGTTGGAATGTTAATAGGGAAGGGGAATTTTTTGGTAGTAGCAGATTATGCACTCTTAATTGGATTGTTAATGACGTGGTTCTTTATTTTGACTTGGGTAAAGAGATTTATGGTCATTTTCCTCTACCTGAAGGTAAAATAGCTTTAGATCCTCATTTTAAAAGGTTAACTCACTTGTGTGTCTTGAGAAACTGCCTTTCTGTTTGTTATGAGCATAAGAATACATTCAAGTGTATTGTATACAAGTGGATTGTGTGGCAGATGAAAGAATACGGAGATGCTCAATCTTGGATTAAATTGGCAGTGATTCCGGTCGATGAAAATTTCACTTATTCAGATCCTTTTCGTTGTTTACAACCTCTTTACATCTCGGAAAGTGATGTTCTTTTGGCATTGTGTCCATCTTTCGGCATAGTTTTGTGTAACTTAAAAGATGAGAGCGTAGATTTTCGTGAAATTGACGGCTCCGGCATGAAGAACAATCCTGTTTTTGATAAATATGTCAAGTATAGGATGGCTTGTATCTACCATGAAAGCTTAGTTTCACCAAATGGTCTTCAAAGCAACTCATCCAAAATGCTGCGCCTCATCAAACCCAAACCCAAGTCTGTTGACTCTTAA
- the LOC130946103 gene encoding F-box/kelch-repeat protein At3g23880-like, protein MRIAERKASRRLELVSCPTARTRLLTDLPEETIIEILLRFPERTLTSLRSVCTAWRNLISAADFALNHIRRSCLLAPSLTTPRIAYCTWAFRNGVRCSSIGLLSVRSILDNPSEPTQVDCFREQRYYAIIGSCNGLLCLFDEHVYYYMHAILWNPCTGFTFESPEISGKVRFCGFGYDHLSDSYKIFAATKKQGTSGLESSTRIYTFGPTSSWRKIDDIPVALFGFPSDNPSWAVNREGEFFGSSRLCTLNWSIYDVVLYFHLSKETYGQFPLPDSEIDLDHHYFPRPCTHLCVLRNYLSVCSYEPHKRTWIVWQMKEYGDAQSWTKLAMIPNHPKFTNYSNSCRCLQLLYISKSDVLFAFCPFFGIVVCNFNDGSIDFPKIDISGLRNYRPFSLCDRYRMACIYHESLVSPNGLQSNSSKMLMRFVKSKPKPVDS, encoded by the coding sequence ATGCGGATTGCGGAGAGGAAAGCATCGAGACGGCTGGAACTGGTCAGTTGTCCCACGGCAAGAACGCGGCTCTTAACAGACCTTCCGGAAGAGACGATAATAGAAATCTTGCTGAGGTTTCCGGAAAGGACGCTTACTTCCTTAAGGAGCGTGTGCACTGCATGGAGAAACCTAATCTCCGCCGCGGACTTCGCCTTGAACCACATTCGTCGTTCATGCTTACTTGCTCCAAGTTTGACTACGCCACGAATTGCTTATTGCACTTGGGCCTTCAGAAATGGCGTCAGATGCAGCAGTATCGGACTTCTCTCCGTACGCTCAATCTTGGACAATCCTTCCGAGCCTACTCAAGTCGATTGCTTCAGGGAACAACGCTACTACGCAATCATTGGTTCTTGCAACGGATTGTTATGCTTGTTTGATGAACATGTCTACTATTACATGCATGCCATCTTGTGGAACCCTTGTACCGGATTCACATTCGAATCTCCGGAAATCAGCGGCAAAGTCCGCTTTTGTGGCTTCGGTTACGATCATCTCAGTGACAGTTACAAAATTTTTGCTGCTACAAAGAAGCAGGGGACATCTGGTTTGGAGTCTAGTACCAGAATTTATACATTTGGGCCAACTTCGTCATGGAGAAAAATTGATGATATCCCTGTAGCCCTATTTGGTTTCCCAAGTGACAACCCTAGTTGGGCTGTTAATAGGGAAGGGGAATTTTTTGGTAGTAGCAGATTATGCACTCTTAATTGGAGTATTTATGACGTGGTTCTTTATTTTCACTTGAGTAAAGAGACTTATGGTCAATTTCCTCTGCCTGATAGTGAAATAGATTTAGATCATCATTATTTTCCAAGGCCATGCACTCACTTATGTGTCTTGAGAAACTACCTTTCTGTTTGTTCTTACGAGCCGCATAAGAGAACGTGGATTGTGTGGCAGATGAAGGAATACGGAGATGCTCAATCTTGGACTAAATTGGCAATGATTCCCAACCATCCAAAATTCactaattattcaaattcatGTCGTTGTTTACAACTTCTTTACATCTCGAAAAGTGATGTTCTTTTCGCTTTTTGTCCATTTTTCGGCATAGTTGTATGTAACTTCAATGATGGGAGCATAGATTTTCCTAAGATTGACATCTCCGGCCTGAGGAACTATCGTCCTTTTTCTCTATGTGACCGGTATAGGATGGCTTGTATCTACCATGAAAGCTTAGTTTCACCAAATGGTTTACAAAGCAACTCATCCAAAATGCTGATGCGCTTCGTCAAATCCAAACCCAAGCCTGTTGACTCTTAA